The following coding sequences lie in one Niabella agricola genomic window:
- the rsmI gene encoding 16S rRNA (cytidine(1402)-2'-O)-methyltransferase: MLYLVPTPIGNLKDITFRALEVLKDVDVILAEDTRNTAHLLNHYQVSKPLTPYHQHNEHKITAHLVDQLVAGRKMALVTDAGTPGISDPAFLLVRACVKAGVKVESLPGATAFVPALVNSGLPTNRFCFEGFLPLKKGRHSLLESLKTEERTMIFYESPLRLVKTLNDLAGYFGASRECSVSRELTKLYEETQRGTLTEVAAYFSQKTVKGEIVIVVKGMDDK, encoded by the coding sequence ATGCTGTATCTCGTTCCCACCCCCATCGGTAATTTAAAGGACATCACGTTCCGGGCGTTGGAAGTGCTGAAGGACGTGGATGTAATCCTTGCGGAAGATACCCGCAACACGGCGCATCTCCTGAACCATTACCAGGTTAGTAAACCGCTTACGCCTTATCACCAGCACAATGAACATAAAATAACCGCCCATTTGGTAGACCAGCTGGTAGCGGGGCGAAAGATGGCCCTTGTCACCGATGCGGGGACTCCGGGTATCTCTGATCCTGCTTTTCTGCTGGTGCGGGCCTGTGTAAAAGCCGGTGTAAAAGTAGAGTCCCTGCCAGGTGCCACTGCATTTGTTCCCGCCCTGGTCAACAGCGGCCTGCCTACGAACCGGTTCTGTTTCGAAGGATTCCTTCCCCTGAAAAAAGGACGGCATAGTTTGCTGGAAAGCCTGAAAACAGAAGAACGCACCATGATCTTTTATGAATCGCCCCTCCGCCTGGTAAAAACACTAAACGACCTGGCCGGTTATTTTGGTGCCAGCCGGGAGTGCAGCGTCAGCAGGGAACTGACCAAACTATATGAAGAAACCCAACGGGGAACACTGACTGAAGTTGCAGCCTATTTTTCTCAAAAAACGGTAAAAGGCGAGATTGTGATCGTGGTGAAAGGGATGGATGATAAATAA
- the purS gene encoding phosphoribosylformylglycinamidine synthase subunit PurS gives MSYTVQVVIMPLKELLDPQGKAVLGGLENLGLGAVTDVRVGKNITLQVDAASKEEALRIGEEAAKKLLANAVMEYFEVTVL, from the coding sequence ATGAGTTATACAGTACAGGTGGTGATCATGCCGTTAAAAGAGTTATTAGATCCACAGGGTAAGGCCGTTCTGGGCGGATTGGAAAATCTGGGTCTCGGAGCCGTTACCGATGTTCGTGTTGGAAAAAACATCACCTTACAGGTGGATGCCGCTTCAAAAGAAGAGGCGCTGCGCATTGGAGAAGAAGCTGCTAAAAAACTGCTGGCCAACGCGGTTATGGAATACTTTGAGGTAACAGTGCTGTAA
- a CDS encoding M16 family metallopeptidase: MKQKPILVRGIALLFLLSAGLGLTAQLKLTDSIPVDTKLKIGKLSNGLTYYIRQNKKPEQKVELRLVVNAGSILEEDSQQGLAHMAEHMAFNGTRNFKKNDIVSFLQSIGVGFGNDLNAYTSFDETVYMLPIPTDKPGNLEKGFQILEDWAHNVTYNTEDINDERNVILEESRLGKGAEDRMFRQIYPRLFAGSRYADRLPIGVDSIIRNYNPDLIRKFYKDWYRPDLMAVMVVGDVEPAAAEALIQKHFNGLVNPAIPRTRTYAEVKPYTRNEGMVVTDKEATSYTIGIAYSAFPSREAQTVGEYGQDLIKNIFSSMLNQRLRDLTQQANPPFLYGYSYFGSYARNYDQFNAGAGVATAPDAKKGLEILVEEIEKAKRFGFTQAELDRVKRTIEAGMDKAYNEREKTESSNYVDEYIRNFLTNEPIPGIAKEREYTKELLPQITLKEVNAFAQSLQQQPNYFITLTGPATTDLPAAADLVAVADKVIARTDIRADEEKLVATDLLASRPKPGKILKETTNPKLGTKTWELSNGTTVTFKKTDFKDDEIRMGARRYGGINGYSVADKYNAWYALSVAGAMGYGSFSPTDLQKALAGKTASVQASLGGITDELSGSSSVKDLETMLQILYLRATAPRVDTALFRSFIQKSKAGVAYALSDPQTVFVDTLFKTVYRNNPLAPVAVPRPEYFDQIDMNRALQIYKEHFGDASGMQFVFVGSIDEAVLKPLVETYIGGLPATKRKFTFTDNGVRPVKGKVDLTVYKGEAEKSMILSLVTGDLVYNPDLALNMRAVSEVLNIRVIEELREKIQGIYGGGTSINIDRLPYAHYVFFTQLPTGPSKVDTLLKAMNTEIKNIEAKGPSKENLDKVKQQWLEQNKVAMEQNGSWLEYLLITRLEKKDPDRFLNAAKYINALTPASVQAAAKKIFSSGNVVTAVLQPEKK; the protein is encoded by the coding sequence ATGAAACAAAAACCGATCCTGGTAAGAGGAATAGCGCTGTTGTTTCTTTTATCAGCTGGCCTTGGTCTGACTGCCCAGTTAAAACTGACCGATTCCATTCCTGTAGATACAAAATTAAAAATCGGGAAATTATCCAACGGACTTACCTACTACATCCGGCAAAATAAAAAACCCGAACAAAAAGTAGAGCTGCGGCTGGTGGTGAATGCCGGTTCAATCCTGGAGGAGGATAGCCAGCAGGGGCTGGCCCATATGGCAGAACATATGGCATTTAACGGTACCCGTAATTTTAAGAAGAACGATATCGTAAGTTTCCTGCAAAGCATCGGGGTAGGATTTGGAAACGATCTGAATGCCTATACCTCCTTTGATGAAACCGTTTACATGTTGCCCATTCCTACGGATAAGCCTGGGAATCTTGAAAAAGGGTTCCAGATCCTGGAAGACTGGGCGCACAATGTAACCTACAATACGGAGGATATCAATGACGAACGCAATGTGATCCTGGAAGAAAGCCGGTTAGGCAAGGGTGCGGAAGACCGTATGTTCCGCCAGATCTATCCCCGGCTGTTTGCGGGAAGCCGCTATGCAGACCGTCTGCCCATTGGCGTGGACTCGATCATCCGGAACTATAACCCCGACCTGATCCGTAAGTTTTATAAGGACTGGTATCGTCCGGACCTGATGGCCGTGATGGTAGTGGGAGACGTGGAACCGGCCGCTGCTGAAGCGCTGATCCAAAAACATTTTAACGGTCTGGTAAACCCGGCAATACCACGAACAAGAACCTATGCCGAAGTAAAACCCTATACCAGGAACGAAGGCATGGTTGTTACGGATAAAGAAGCCACCAGTTATACGATTGGGATTGCCTACAGCGCATTTCCTTCCAGGGAGGCGCAAACAGTAGGGGAATACGGGCAGGACCTTATCAAGAATATTTTTTCCAGCATGCTGAACCAGCGGCTGCGTGATCTGACGCAACAGGCAAATCCGCCTTTTTTATATGGGTATTCCTATTTTGGAAGCTATGCCCGCAATTACGATCAGTTCAATGCCGGGGCGGGTGTGGCTACCGCACCTGATGCAAAAAAAGGTCTCGAAATCCTGGTGGAAGAAATTGAGAAAGCAAAACGCTTTGGTTTTACCCAGGCAGAGCTGGACCGCGTAAAAAGGACGATCGAAGCCGGGATGGATAAGGCGTATAATGAGCGGGAAAAAACGGAGTCTTCCAATTATGTGGATGAATACATCCGGAACTTCCTTACCAATGAGCCCATTCCCGGTATTGCAAAAGAACGGGAATATACAAAGGAGCTGTTGCCCCAGATCACCTTAAAAGAGGTAAATGCCTTTGCACAATCCCTTCAGCAGCAACCCAATTATTTTATTACGCTTACCGGCCCGGCAACTACAGACCTGCCTGCTGCGGCCGACCTGGTGGCGGTGGCAGATAAAGTGATCGCAAGAACGGATATCCGCGCCGATGAAGAAAAACTGGTAGCAACCGACTTGCTGGCCAGCCGGCCCAAACCGGGAAAGATCCTTAAAGAAACAACGAATCCCAAATTGGGAACCAAAACCTGGGAGCTCAGTAACGGAACCACTGTTACCTTTAAGAAAACGGATTTTAAAGACGACGAGATCCGGATGGGCGCGCGCCGTTACGGAGGCATCAATGGCTATAGCGTGGCCGATAAATACAATGCCTGGTATGCATTAAGCGTGGCAGGTGCCATGGGCTATGGTAGCTTTTCGCCTACCGATCTGCAAAAAGCATTAGCGGGAAAAACTGCATCGGTACAAGCTTCACTGGGTGGAATTACAGACGAATTGTCGGGCAGTTCCAGTGTGAAAGACCTGGAAACCATGCTGCAGATATTATATCTTAGAGCCACGGCTCCAAGAGTGGATACTGCTTTGTTCCGGTCCTTTATACAAAAGAGCAAAGCAGGCGTGGCGTATGCCCTTTCCGACCCGCAGACGGTTTTTGTGGATACTTTATTTAAGACGGTTTACCGCAATAACCCACTGGCACCCGTGGCTGTGCCGCGTCCCGAGTATTTCGACCAGATCGATATGAACCGGGCGCTTCAGATCTATAAAGAGCATTTTGGGGACGCCAGCGGCATGCAGTTTGTTTTTGTGGGCAGTATAGATGAAGCGGTGTTAAAGCCCCTGGTAGAAACCTACATCGGCGGGTTGCCGGCTACCAAACGGAAATTTACATTCACGGATAATGGTGTACGCCCGGTAAAAGGGAAGGTGGATCTTACAGTATATAAAGGTGAAGCGGAAAAAAGCATGATCCTCTCACTGGTAACAGGCGACCTGGTTTACAACCCGGACCTGGCATTGAACATGCGTGCCGTAAGCGAGGTGCTGAACATCCGGGTGATTGAGGAACTCCGCGAAAAGATACAGGGTATTTATGGAGGCGGTACATCTATAAACATCGACCGCTTGCCCTACGCCCATTACGTCTTTTTTACGCAGCTACCCACCGGACCTTCAAAGGTCGATACCCTGTTGAAAGCGATGAATACTGAAATAAAAAACATCGAGGCAAAGGGCCCGTCCAAAGAAAACCTGGATAAGGTAAAACAGCAGTGGCTGGAGCAGAACAAAGTGGCCATGGAGCAAAACGGCTCCTGGCTCGAGTACCTGCTTATAACAAGGCTGGAGAAAAAAGATCCGGACCGGTTCCTGAATGCGGCCAAATACATCAATGCCTTAACGCCGGCATCGGTACAGGCTGCGGCAAAGAAGATTTTTTCGAGCGGCAATGTGGTAACGGCTGTATTACAACCCGAAAAGAAATAG